GACCGGCCATCTGATCGACGAAGGCGCCTCGGTGGTGGCCACCGACGTCGACGAGCAGGCCCTAGCCTGGGCCAAGGCCAGTTACCCACAGGTGGATCTGATCGCCGACGTGGAGGCCCTGATCCGCAGCGACATCGAGATCTACGCCCCGTGCGCGCTCGGCGGCGGGTTGGACGACCACACCGTCGAGGTGTTGCGGGCGGCGATCGTCGCGGGCGCCGCCAACAACCAGCTCGCGCATCCCGGCATCGACAAGTCGCTGGCTGAGCGGGGCATCCTCTACGCGCCCGACTACGTCGTCAACGCCGGAGGCGTGATCCAGGTCGCCGACGAGGTGATCGGCGGCCGGACGCCGTCAGCGAGCGGCCGGTACGGGTTCGACTTCGACCGGGCCAAGGCCCGGGCCACCCGGATCTTCGACACCACCCTGCAGATCTTGCGCGGCGCCCAAGACGAGGGAGTGCCACCGGCGGTGGTGGCCGACCGACTGGCCGAACGGCGGATGGCCGAAGTCGGCCGATTGCGGACGATCCATCTGCGTTGAACGGGTCACGGCGGGTCACGGGCGGCGGGGACGAGAGCTCCTTACCCCGCCGTCAGCCGGGGGTTGACGAATATTCGATGACGCGCGGGGACGACCCGATGCAACCCGAGGTGCCGAACCCGGGTCTGCCCATGTACCGTAAGAGCCACGAGAGATGCCTGACGTCATCGGGGCCCGCCTTCGGGCTGCCCCGAATTCTGTGCGAGGGGGTCGAGCCATGGGGCGCGGCCGTGCTAAGGCCAAGCAGACAAAGGTGGCCAGGGAGCTGAAGTATCACTCCCCGAACACCGACCTCGCCGCCTTGCAGCGAGAGCTCGCCGGCAGCGGCAAGTCGGACCGTGAATTCGACGACGAGTACGACCCGTACCTCGCCGACGATGACGAGGACGACGAGGACGGCCGGGGTAGTTGGACACCCGCCTCGTCCCGCTGAGGGTCCGGCTGGAGCAGAGCACGCGGTAGGTCCGCGTGCTGATTCATGTCGACGGAAGACTCCGGCCCAAGCAAGCGAGTGTGCGTCGGAACAGTCACCATCCGGTGGTGCGCGGCCTTGACGATCTGGGCGCGCACCACCGGACAGTTCCCACGTTCGGGTCACCGCCGACCTTCCGGACCCGGACGCCTCAGCGCGGCTGAACCGGACCCGGACGCCTCAGCGCGGCTGAACCGGACCCGGACGCCTCAGCGCGGCTGAACCGGACCCGGACGCCTCAGCGCGGCTGAACCGGACCCGGACGCCTCAGCGCGGCCGGTTGTTCCAGTTGTAGAAGGTCGGGATGTTTTCGAAGTGGTTCCAGGCACAGACCGCAGACCCGTCGGCGGTATCGGTCGCCTCGGCACGTCGGCGTCTGGCCTGATCCGCCTCGGCGAGCAGCCGGACGAGTCCGTGCCGGGCCTCGTGCACCCGCTCCGTCACCAGGTCGACCCCGTCGACCCCGCTGCTGGCCGGGTCATGGTCACCGGGCTCGGCGTCGCTGATGACCGCAGGGTGCACCGACGGCCCGGACGGTCCAGCGGCCGCGACGACTCCAGCGGCCGCGACGACCCCGGTGGGCGGTACGGCGGTCAGCTGCCCGGTGCCGGGCGACCGGCCGGGTCCGAGCGGTGGCGCGGCAGCGCCGACGTCGGCGCGGTCACTCCGGGGACGACTGCTGGTCTCTGGCATGGGCCAACACTCCCTCCAGTAGGTGGATCTTGCTGTTACGGCAGTGATTGGTCTCCGTACCGTCAAAACGCCCGTGTTCGAAGTAACGGTTGGCAGCATGTCCACCTCCGCAAAAACGGAAATACGCACAACTGGTACGACATGCCTCGACGCCGGCAACGAACTCCTGCACCCAGGCGGCGCGTTGCGCCGTCCCCAGGATTTTCGCCAAGCTGTCCGTTAGCACGTTTCCGCTGCTGAAGTCCCCGTACCTGGGGTCGGAAAAGCCGGCCAGCTCGGGTGAGAGCAGCACCACCGCGCCGTCGTAGCCGATCGTGGGGATCGGGTCGAGCTGGCGGGGCAGCACTTGGTCGGCGTGACCGTCCAAGACGGCGGCGGCATACCGCAACGACCACTCCACCTCGCGCAGGTGAATGTGGGGCGACCGCCGCCAGGCACCGACCAGTTCCGCCCAGAACCCGGAGACCGCCTGCGGGGACCAGGCGTTGGACCGGGTGTTCAGCCCTTCCGTCTCCTCGATGTTGATACCGAGGACGTCGCAGCCCAGGCCGAGAAAGTATTCGTACAGCTCGGTAGCCAGGCCCGGCGTCGGGTCGCTGACCACGCAGAGCGCCGAGAAGTCGATTCCGTGCCGGCGCAGCGTCTCGACCCCCCGGACGATCTGGTCGTACGCGGGACGCCCGCTGCGACCACGGCGCTCGTCGTTGCGGGCCCGTGGGCCGTCCACGCTGATGCTCACCCGGATCTGGCGGTCGACGAAGAACTCGCACCAGGCGTCGTCGATCAGGGTGGCGTTGGTCTGCACGTGGTGCTCGACGTCCGGGCTGAACGGCGCCAGCAGACCGGCCAGGTGCTCCCGGCCGGCGGCGAGCGGCTCACCGCCGTGCCAGACCACCGAGAACCGCTGCCGCGCCGCCCATCCGTTGACCGACTCCGCCACGGCGGCGGCGACAGACACCGGCATCCGTCGGTTCGCCGCCCGCAACGGGAGATAGCAATAAGTACAGTCGAGATTACATAGAGTTGTCGGCTGCATCACCACATAGCTGGGAACGCTGGCCAGACCGCGCATTCCGGCCGGGACCGGTCGTGCACCACCACCTGACCCGAGCGGCCGGCTTCCGTCCCTGATCATCGACCCTCCTACCGCCTGTCCGGTGTCGTTTCAGGCTAGGCGGTAGAGGCACCGGATCGAGCCGTCGTCGACCGGCACCCGGACATCCCGGGCGGCGGACCTCAGCCATCGACCACGCCACCGCGACCGGGGCGGATCGACGCTTCAGCCGCGGGTGTGGTGACCGACCATCTGCACCTTGCCGGTGCCCTCGATGATGTCGCCGACCTGCCAGGCCTCGATGCCCCGGCCGGTCAGGCAGGCCAGCGCCCGGTCGGCGTCCTGCGCCGACACGATCGCGAACATGCCGACACCCATGTTGAACGTCGACTCCATCTCGTTGTCCTCGATGCGGCCCTTGGCCTGCACCAGATCGAAGATCGGCTGCGGACGCCAGGTGGCCCGGTTGACCAGCGCGTCCACGTGCTCGGGCAGAATCCGCACCAGATTGCCGGGAATGCCACCACCGGTCACGTGGGCGATCGCCCGCACCTCGCACTCCTCGATCAGCTTGAGGCAGTCGCGTGCGTAGATCTTGGTGGGGGTCAACAGTTCCTCGCCGAGGGTCCGTTGTCCGCCGAAGTCGTCCACGACGGTGTCCAGCCGCATCCGGCCAGCACCCAGCAGGACGTGTCGCACCAGTGAGTATCCGTTCGAATGCAGACCGGACGAGCGCATCGCGATCACCACGTCGCCGACCTCGACCCGGTCCCGGCCGAGGATGTCGCTCTCCTCCACGACGCCGACCCCGGTGGCCGACACGTCGTACTCGTCCGGACGCAGCACACCCGGATGCTCGGCGGTCTCCCCACCGAGCAGCGCGCAGCCGGCGTACCGGCAACCGTCGGAGATGCCCGCACCGATCTCCGCGACCTTGTCCGGGACCACCTCGCCGCAGGCGATGTAGTCGAGCAGGAACAGCGGTTCAGCGCCGCAGGCGACCAGATCGTCGACCACCATCGCGACCAGGTCGATGCCGACGGTGTCGTGAATGTCCATCTGCTGCGCGATGACCAACTTCGTGCCCACCCCGTCGGTGGACGAGGCGAGGATGGGGTGCTTGTACCGCTGCACGTCGAGCCGGAACAGACCGGCGAACCCCCCGATGTCGCCCATCACTTCCGGGCGGGTGGTCTTGCGCACCTTCGACTTGAGCAGCTCGACCGCCCGCTCGCCGGCATGGATCGAGACCCCCGCGTCGGCGTAGGTCACCGTGCGTTTGCGCCCGGACCGGCCGGACCCGGCGGTCCACGGCTGACGGTTGGCCGATTTGGCCCCGGATCCGTCGGCTGTCGGGCCGGTCTCCGCGTTGCCGCGCTCAGTCACGTGCGTCACGGTTCTCCCCTTTGTGCTTCTCGCGGCTACGACCGCGTCGGGTAGCTGTCGAGGATCACTCGACTCGGGCTGCCGACCGGAACAGCTGGGCGGTCCGGTCGGTGCTACGGGCGGTGCAGGGCGTCGACGCCGCCGGGACTGACAGCGAACGGTGGAACGCCCGGGCCGGTCCGGTCGACCCCGGCCTGGTGGTCCTGCTCTGCGGTGCCCCCCTGCTGGCCGACCCCGCCTACGACTCGGCGGTCCACACCTTCGAGCACGTGCTTACCGATCAGGTTGCCAGCTGGCAACTCGATTGGGTACTCCCCATCGAAACATGCCCGACACAATCGTGTCTTCGGCTGCTCGGTTGCTGCTATCAAGCCGGCAAGCGACACGTAACCCAGGGTATCCGCACCGATCGAACGACGGATACCCTCCGTGTCGAGACCGTTGGCCAACAGTTCGGCCCGGGTGGCGAAGTCGATGCCGTAGAAACACGGCCAGCTGACCGGCGGTGACGAGATCCGTACGTGCACCTCCAGCGCGCCGGCTTCCCGCAGCATCCGGACGATCGCCCGCTGGGTGTTGCCGCGCACGATCGAGTCGTCGACCACGACCAGCCGCTTGCCACGCACATTCTCCCGCAGCGGGTTGAGTTTGAGCCGGATGCCCAGCTGCCGCAGGGTCTGCGAGGGCTGGATGAAGGTCCGCCCGACGTACCCGTTCTTGAGCAGACCGGCGCCGTAGGTGATGCCGGACTCCTCCGCGTATCCGATCGCCGCCGGGGTCCCCGACTCCGGCACCGGTATCACCAGGTCGGCCTCGACGGGGTGCTCCAGCGCCAACGTGCGGCCGATCCGTACCCGGGCCGAGTGCACGTTGCGCCCGGCGATCGAGGTGTCCGGGCGAGCGATGTAGACGTACTCGAACAAGCAGCCCTTCGGGTCCGGTGGGGCGAACCGGGCCGACCGCAGGCCATGCTCGTCGATGGCGATCAACTCGCCCGGCTCGACCTCACGAACCACCGACGCGCCGACGATGTCCAGCGCCGCAGTCTCGCTCGCCACCACCCAGCCACGCTCCAGCCGGCCCATCACCAGAGGCCGGACACCGTGCGGATCACGGGCCGCGTACAGGGTGGTCTCGTCCATGAACACGAAGCTGAACGCGCCACGCAGGGTCGGCAGGACCTCCAGGGCGGCCGCTTCGACCGACAGATCCGGCCGGCTGGCCAGCAGGGTGGTGACCAGCGCGGTGTCGGAGGTCGAGCCGTCGGCCGACATGCCGCGCTCGGCCGCCTCGCGGGCGAGTTCGGCGGTGTTGACCAGATTTCCGTTGTGCGCCAGAGCGATGGTCGTCCCCGCGCTGGTGGCACGGATGGTCGGTTGAGCGTTCTCCCAGGTCGATCCGCCGGTGGTGGAGTACCGGGCGTGCCCGATGGCCAGATGTCCACGCAGGCTGGCCA
The sequence above is a segment of the Solwaraspora sp. WMMD406 genome. Coding sequences within it:
- the amcB gene encoding cyclophane-forming radical SAM peptide maturase AmcB — protein: MRGLASVPSYVVMQPTTLCNLDCTYCYLPLRAANRRMPVSVAAAVAESVNGWAARQRFSVVWHGGEPLAAGREHLAGLLAPFSPDVEHHVQTNATLIDDAWCEFFVDRQIRVSISVDGPRARNDERRGRSGRPAYDQIVRGVETLRRHGIDFSALCVVSDPTPGLATELYEYFLGLGCDVLGINIEETEGLNTRSNAWSPQAVSGFWAELVGAWRRSPHIHLREVEWSLRYAAAVLDGHADQVLPRQLDPIPTIGYDGAVVLLSPELAGFSDPRYGDFSSGNVLTDSLAKILGTAQRAAWVQEFVAGVEACRTSCAYFRFCGGGHAANRYFEHGRFDGTETNHCRNSKIHLLEGVLAHARDQQSSPE
- the purF gene encoding amidophosphoribosyltransferase, translated to MPRGDGRLSHDLDPQRPGPQDACGVFGVWAPGEEVAKLSYFGLYALQHRGQEAAGIAVSDGSGVVVYKDLGLVAQVFDEPTLASLRGHLAIGHARYSTTGGSTWENAQPTIRATSAGTTIALAHNGNLVNTAELAREAAERGMSADGSTSDTALVTTLLASRPDLSVEAAALEVLPTLRGAFSFVFMDETTLYAARDPHGVRPLVMGRLERGWVVASETAALDIVGASVVREVEPGELIAIDEHGLRSARFAPPDPKGCLFEYVYIARPDTSIAGRNVHSARVRIGRTLALEHPVEADLVIPVPESGTPAAIGYAEESGITYGAGLLKNGYVGRTFIQPSQTLRQLGIRLKLNPLRENVRGKRLVVVDDSIVRGNTQRAIVRMLREAGALEVHVRISSPPVSWPCFYGIDFATRAELLANGLDTEGIRRSIGADTLGYVSLAGLIAATEQPKTRLCRACFDGEYPIELPAGNLIGKHVLEGVDRRVVGGVGQQGGTAEQDHQAGVDRTGPGVPPFAVSPGGVDALHRP
- a CDS encoding DUF3073 domain-containing protein; amino-acid sequence: MGRGRAKAKQTKVARELKYHSPNTDLAALQRELAGSGKSDREFDDEYDPYLADDDEDDEDGRGSWTPASSR
- the amcA gene encoding multiple cyclophane-containing RiPP AmcA gives rise to the protein MVTERVHEARHGLVRLLAEADQARRRRAEATDTADGSAVCAWNHFENIPTFYNWNNRPR
- the purM gene encoding phosphoribosylformylglycinamidine cyclo-ligase; this translates as MTHVTERGNAETGPTADGSGAKSANRQPWTAGSGRSGRKRTVTYADAGVSIHAGERAVELLKSKVRKTTRPEVMGDIGGFAGLFRLDVQRYKHPILASSTDGVGTKLVIAQQMDIHDTVGIDLVAMVVDDLVACGAEPLFLLDYIACGEVVPDKVAEIGAGISDGCRYAGCALLGGETAEHPGVLRPDEYDVSATGVGVVEESDILGRDRVEVGDVVIAMRSSGLHSNGYSLVRHVLLGAGRMRLDTVVDDFGGQRTLGEELLTPTKIYARDCLKLIEECEVRAIAHVTGGGIPGNLVRILPEHVDALVNRATWRPQPIFDLVQAKGRIEDNEMESTFNMGVGMFAIVSAQDADRALACLTGRGIEAWQVGDIIEGTGKVQMVGHHTRG